In Leisingera methylohalidivorans DSM 14336, a single genomic region encodes these proteins:
- a CDS encoding alanine/glycine:cation symporter family protein, whose protein sequence is MEALNSAVGWLNGIVWGVPMLVMILGVGFFLQVGLKFMPILKIGTGFSLLFKGRESQGEGQISPFNALMTSLSATIGTGNIAGVATAVFLGGPGALFWMWMTALVGMATKYAEAVCAVKYREKDELGNFVGGPMYYIKNGLGAKWAWLGVAFALFGSVAAFGIGNGVQANGVAQVLETNFGVNTSVTGVILMVLTAAVILGGITRIGAVAGKLVPFMAIAYIIAGLLVLLLNAGAIGNAISQVFTYAFTPWAAKGGAAGAAVWLAIRFGVARGVFSNEAGLGSAPIAHAAAETKGPVNQGLIAMLGTFIDTIIVCSITGLAIIASGALDASVADFLANGETEGFKAISGAALTSLAFETTLPGIGGSLIAVALSIFAFTTILGWSFYGEKCVEFLLGVKSLIPYRVLWIVMIYFGATADLGFIWLLADTLNAMMAIPNLIALALLSPIVFKLTKQFFATGGKSEEAGTAAE, encoded by the coding sequence ATGGAAGCGTTAAACTCAGCAGTCGGCTGGCTCAATGGTATTGTATGGGGCGTACCCATGCTCGTCATGATACTCGGCGTCGGCTTTTTCCTGCAGGTCGGCTTGAAGTTCATGCCGATCCTGAAAATCGGAACCGGCTTCAGCCTGTTGTTCAAGGGCCGCGAAAGCCAGGGCGAAGGCCAGATCAGCCCGTTCAACGCGCTGATGACCTCGCTGTCAGCCACCATCGGTACCGGCAATATCGCAGGTGTTGCCACCGCGGTGTTCCTCGGCGGCCCCGGCGCGCTGTTCTGGATGTGGATGACCGCACTGGTCGGCATGGCCACCAAATACGCCGAAGCAGTCTGCGCGGTGAAATACCGTGAAAAGGACGAGCTCGGCAACTTTGTCGGCGGCCCGATGTATTACATTAAAAACGGCCTTGGCGCGAAATGGGCCTGGCTGGGCGTTGCATTTGCCCTGTTCGGATCGGTTGCGGCCTTTGGCATCGGCAATGGTGTGCAGGCTAACGGTGTGGCTCAGGTTCTGGAAACGAACTTTGGTGTGAACACCTCGGTCACCGGCGTGATCCTGATGGTTCTGACCGCAGCCGTTATCCTGGGCGGCATCACCCGCATCGGTGCGGTTGCCGGCAAACTGGTTCCATTCATGGCGATTGCATACATCATTGCAGGCCTGCTGGTTTTACTGCTGAATGCTGGTGCAATCGGCAATGCGATCAGCCAAGTCTTTACCTATGCCTTTACACCCTGGGCCGCAAAAGGCGGCGCAGCAGGTGCGGCTGTCTGGCTGGCGATCCGCTTTGGCGTGGCTCGCGGCGTATTCTCGAACGAAGCGGGCCTCGGCTCGGCTCCGATCGCCCACGCGGCGGCTGAGACCAAAGGTCCAGTTAACCAGGGCCTGATCGCGATGCTGGGAACCTTCATCGACACCATCATCGTGTGCTCGATCACCGGTTTGGCGATTATCGCTTCTGGCGCTCTCGACGCATCTGTGGCTGATTTCCTGGCCAACGGTGAAACCGAAGGGTTCAAGGCCATTTCCGGTGCGGCACTGACCTCGCTGGCCTTTGAAACCACCCTGCCGGGCATCGGCGGTTCGCTGATTGCAGTTGCGCTGTCGATCTTTGCTTTCACCACCATCCTGGGCTGGTCTTTCTACGGCGAGAAATGCGTCGAGTTCCTGCTGGGCGTGAAATCGCTGATCCCCTACCGCGTGCTGTGGATCGTGATGATCTACTTCGGCGCAACCGCGGATCTGGGCTTCATCTGGCTGCTGGCGGATACGCTGAACGCGATGATGGCCATCCCGAACCTGATCGCCCTGGCCCTGCTGAGCCCGATCGTCTTCAAACTGACCAAACAGTTCTTTGCCACCGGCGGCAAATCGGAAGAAGCTGGCACTGCAGCTGAATAA
- a CDS encoding universal stress protein, which produces MATKILLPIDHTDQNSWKKALPVALEQAKFYGAELHAVSVIPEIIQLPNLPAGYGSGAKAHVQSAVEAILARNGAKDVPVRIAEGSVYREILKLAHKDGYDLIIMASAEGEFPNYEIGPNLARVVRNAHCTVMVVRG; this is translated from the coding sequence ATGGCCACCAAAATCCTGCTTCCGATTGATCACACCGATCAAAACTCGTGGAAGAAAGCACTGCCAGTTGCGCTGGAACAGGCCAAGTTCTATGGCGCCGAACTGCATGCTGTTTCAGTCATTCCCGAGATTATCCAGCTGCCCAACCTGCCCGCCGGCTATGGCTCTGGCGCCAAGGCGCATGTGCAATCCGCGGTCGAGGCCATCCTGGCCCGGAACGGCGCCAAGGATGTTCCCGTGCGGATCGCAGAAGGCAGCGTCTACCGCGAGATACTGAAACTTGCCCACAAGGACGGCTATGACCTGATCATCATGGCCTCCGCCGAAGGTGAGTTCCCGAACTATGAAATCGGCCCTAACCTGGCCCGCGTCGTGCGCAACGCGCATTGCACGGTCATGGTTGTCCGCGGCTGA
- the gcvT gene encoding glycine cleavage system aminomethyltransferase GcvT, which yields MTDAPKHTPLYDLHVELGGKMVDFAGWEMPVQYPMGIMGEHKQCREKAALFDVSHMGQVILRGDNVGEKLETLCPQAFAPLKEGKARYGFFTNDDGGIMDDLIVSNAGDHYFVVVNAALRHQDIPHMQANLDGVEVTELFDRALVAVQGPSAEDVVGSLCPAARALKFMETTAAEIDGTECRISRLGYTGEDGYEISIPEADAIRISKLFLAHDNCEPAGLGARDSLRLEAGLCLYGNDIDQSTSPIEASLSWAIQKRRKEEGGFPGAARIQKELAEGTAKKLVGIKPEGRAPARQGVEVHSEGGDPLGAITSGSFGPTVGGPVAMGYVAADHSAAGTKVNLIIRGKAQPAEIVALPFVAHNYKR from the coding sequence ATGACCGACGCACCCAAACACACCCCGCTTTATGACCTGCACGTCGAGCTTGGCGGCAAGATGGTTGATTTCGCCGGCTGGGAAATGCCGGTGCAGTACCCCATGGGCATCATGGGCGAGCACAAGCAGTGCCGAGAAAAGGCAGCACTTTTTGACGTCTCCCACATGGGCCAGGTAATCCTGCGCGGCGACAATGTGGGCGAGAAGCTGGAAACGCTCTGCCCGCAGGCCTTTGCGCCCCTCAAGGAAGGCAAAGCACGATACGGATTCTTCACCAATGACGACGGCGGCATCATGGACGACTTGATCGTGTCCAACGCCGGGGATCACTACTTTGTCGTGGTGAACGCCGCCCTGCGCCACCAGGACATCCCGCACATGCAGGCCAATCTGGACGGCGTCGAAGTGACCGAGCTCTTCGACCGTGCACTGGTGGCCGTGCAAGGCCCCAGCGCCGAAGACGTGGTCGGCAGCCTCTGCCCCGCCGCGCGTGCGCTGAAGTTCATGGAGACCACCGCGGCCGAGATCGACGGCACCGAGTGCCGCATCTCGCGCCTTGGCTACACCGGGGAGGACGGCTACGAGATCTCGATCCCCGAAGCCGACGCCATCCGTATTTCCAAGCTGTTCCTGGCGCATGACAATTGCGAACCCGCAGGCCTCGGCGCCCGCGACAGCTTGCGCCTTGAGGCCGGTCTTTGCCTCTATGGCAACGACATCGACCAATCGACCTCACCGATCGAGGCATCGCTTTCCTGGGCGATCCAAAAGCGCCGCAAGGAAGAAGGCGGCTTCCCCGGTGCCGCCCGCATCCAGAAGGAACTGGCCGAAGGCACCGCCAAAAAGCTGGTCGGCATCAAGCCCGAAGGCCGCGCTCCCGCCCGCCAGGGCGTGGAAGTTCACAGCGAAGGCGGCGATCCTCTCGGCGCCATCACCTCGGGCAGCTTCGGCCCTACCGTCGGCGGTCCGGTCGCCATGGGCTATGTTGCGGCAGATCACAGCGCGGCAGGCACCAAGGTGAACCTCATCATCCGCGGCAAGGCGCAGCCGGCTGAAATCGTCGCCCTGCCCTTCGTCGCACACAACTACAAACGCTAA
- the gcvH gene encoding glycine cleavage system protein GcvH, translating to MATYYSEDHEWITVEGDVATLGITQHAADQLGEVVFVEQRETGDEFEKGGEIGVIESVKAASEIYAPLDGEVVEVNEALADNPGALNESPEGDAWIYKIKLSDASQLDDLMDLDGYKALIG from the coding sequence ATGGCCACCTATTATTCCGAAGACCATGAATGGATCACCGTTGAAGGCGATGTGGCAACCCTGGGCATCACCCAGCACGCCGCCGACCAGCTGGGCGAAGTTGTCTTTGTCGAACAGCGCGAAACCGGTGACGAGTTCGAAAAAGGCGGCGAGATCGGCGTCATCGAGTCCGTGAAAGCGGCCTCCGAAATCTACGCGCCGCTGGACGGCGAAGTAGTCGAGGTAAACGAAGCCCTGGCCGACAACCCCGGCGCCCTGAACGAAAGCCCGGAAGGCGACGCCTGGATCTACAAGATCAAGCTGTCGGACGCCTCCCAGCTGGACGATCTGATGGATTTGGACGGCTACAAAGCCCTGATCGGTTAA
- a CDS encoding helix-turn-helix domain-containing protein, whose amino-acid sequence MQQNLEEPLLIRDIAQQAGVSPRKLERRFQQKTRTSPLAVYRKLRIEKARQLLLHTTLPLADIVAATGFGSRSSLTEWFKREYKTSPQAFRKQYYTDRHPAGSAA is encoded by the coding sequence ATGCAACAAAACCTCGAAGAGCCGCTTTTGATCCGCGACATTGCCCAGCAGGCCGGCGTCTCTCCGCGTAAGCTGGAACGCCGCTTTCAGCAAAAGACCAGAACCAGCCCGCTGGCCGTCTATCGCAAGCTGCGGATTGAGAAGGCCCGCCAGCTGTTGCTGCACACCACCCTGCCGCTGGCCGATATCGTTGCCGCCACCGGCTTTGGCTCGCGCAGCAGCCTCACCGAATGGTTCAAGCGGGAATACAAGACCAGCCCGCAAGCTTTCCGCAAACAATACTACACGGACAGACACCCGGCAGGTTCTGCCGCCTGA
- a CDS encoding ABC transporter permease, translating to MKNLSFMRLSLWIYLAIFFAYLLGPLVIMSATAFNSPSFPRMTPWECLTFEWFSALFQDERILNGIWNSILVGAGTVVLSVAMGLAGALMLTQIWPKLRATYYTIIIAPILIPGVVIGISTLVFWDRINRMLGLGADSWLSNGLFLTIIGQSTFIASYCMLVLVARLQRYDVALTEAALDLGATHAQAFRKVLLPFMRPAIASAAVLAFLASFENYNTTTFTFGEYPTLTIELAQKVRYGITPAISALAFIIVVLTVFAALANEAGIRRKELVAAARKKATVEELESGKLRLPGFLSSNVAAMVLVVVACAAVAVVGTATVYSPQQCIADVQEQKRLETEERIQELRRQRELRRQQQEAEQGSTAPARPAPSTGTGNNSGFGGVFAPGSLSGNEEDGAEAEEEPQNDNSGFGNVFDPGALSNEGAESSSGN from the coding sequence ATGAAGAACCTGTCTTTCATGCGCCTGAGCCTCTGGATCTATCTGGCGATATTCTTTGCCTATCTTCTGGGCCCGCTGGTGATCATGTCGGCCACCGCCTTCAACTCGCCGTCCTTCCCGCGGATGACCCCCTGGGAATGCCTGACGTTCGAGTGGTTCTCGGCTCTGTTTCAGGACGAACGCATCCTGAACGGCATCTGGAATTCCATTCTGGTGGGCGCGGGCACGGTTGTGCTGTCGGTGGCGATGGGGCTGGCGGGGGCGCTGATGCTGACCCAGATCTGGCCTAAGCTGCGCGCGACCTATTACACGATCATCATCGCGCCGATCCTGATCCCCGGCGTGGTTATTGGTATCTCGACCCTGGTGTTCTGGGACCGGATCAACCGGATGCTGGGGCTGGGGGCGGACAGCTGGCTGTCCAACGGTCTGTTCCTGACCATCATCGGCCAGTCGACCTTCATCGCCAGCTACTGCATGCTGGTGCTGGTGGCGCGCCTTCAGCGCTATGACGTTGCACTGACCGAGGCCGCGCTGGATCTGGGCGCCACCCATGCCCAGGCCTTCCGCAAGGTGCTTTTGCCGTTCATGCGGCCGGCGATTGCGAGCGCTGCGGTGCTGGCCTTCCTGGCGTCTTTCGAGAACTACAACACCACCACCTTCACCTTTGGCGAATACCCGACGCTGACTATCGAGCTGGCACAGAAAGTGCGTTACGGCATCACCCCGGCAATCTCGGCGCTGGCCTTTATCATCGTGGTGCTGACAGTGTTTGCGGCGCTGGCGAACGAGGCCGGCATCCGGCGCAAGGAACTGGTGGCCGCCGCCCGCAAGAAGGCGACGGTGGAGGAACTGGAAAGCGGCAAGCTGCGGCTGCCCGGGTTCTTAAGCTCCAATGTTGCAGCAATGGTGCTGGTGGTTGTGGCCTGTGCGGCGGTGGCAGTGGTGGGCACCGCAACCGTCTACAGCCCGCAGCAATGCATTGCCGATGTGCAGGAGCAAAAGCGTCTGGAAACAGAAGAACGCATCCAGGAGCTGCGCCGTCAGCGCGAGTTGCGCCGCCAGCAGCAGGAAGCCGAGCAGGGCAGCACCGCGCCAGCCCGGCCTGCACCCTCCACCGGCACCGGCAACAACTCCGGCTTTGGCGGAGTCTTTGCGCCAGGCAGCCTGTCAGGAAATGAGGAGGATGGAGCCGAGGCGGAGGAGGAACCGCAGAACGATAACTCCGGTTTTGGCAATGTCTTTGACCCCGGCGCCCTTTCGAATGAGGGTGCGGAAAGCAGTTCAGGCAACTGA
- a CDS encoding ABC transporter permease translates to MPVFLKEFFKRNGTGMGSLMLGLVLFWTIGLIILPQLSMLDFSFRPNLPPPEVGGPKDVYTLENYKYLVFGPEGGSQNYNAVDLKVFFRTLVAAVCVTIFNLILCYPIAYYLAQNKGNHIRIFALMLIIPYWINEILRAFALRIIFGETGVLNNALVGLGIFDTPFDFIRNDIALYAGLGYAYILLMIFPIYNVIESLDRNQIEAARDMGASWAKIHQRVVIPYAKPGISSGCTMVFMLSAGALAAPQILGGPSSLWFTQLIYQQFNDNSDWPQGAAYAVVLLVTCILLVLAVMRLFKVNMGDIGK, encoded by the coding sequence ATGCCAGTTTTCCTGAAGGAATTCTTCAAGCGCAACGGCACCGGCATGGGCAGCCTGATGCTGGGGCTGGTCCTGTTCTGGACCATCGGCCTGATCATTCTGCCTCAGCTGTCGATGCTCGACTTTTCGTTCCGGCCCAATCTGCCGCCCCCAGAAGTCGGCGGCCCCAAAGATGTCTACACGCTGGAGAACTACAAATACCTGGTGTTCGGTCCGGAAGGCGGCAGCCAGAATTACAATGCCGTCGACCTCAAGGTGTTTTTCCGCACCCTGGTGGCGGCGGTCTGCGTCACCATCTTCAATCTGATCCTGTGCTACCCGATTGCTTATTACCTGGCCCAGAACAAAGGCAATCACATCCGCATCTTTGCGCTGATGCTGATCATCCCCTACTGGATCAACGAGATCCTGCGGGCATTCGCACTGCGCATCATCTTCGGCGAGACCGGGGTTTTGAACAACGCACTGGTGGGGCTGGGAATTTTCGACACGCCCTTTGACTTCATCCGCAATGACATCGCGCTCTATGCCGGTTTGGGCTACGCCTATATCCTGCTGATGATCTTCCCGATCTACAATGTGATCGAAAGCCTGGACCGCAACCAGATAGAGGCGGCGCGCGACATGGGCGCCAGCTGGGCCAAGATCCACCAGCGGGTGGTCATTCCCTATGCCAAGCCGGGCATCTCTTCGGGCTGCACCATGGTGTTCATGCTGTCGGCGGGCGCGCTGGCGGCACCGCAGATCCTGGGCGGGCCTTCGTCCCTGTGGTTCACGCAGCTGATTTATCAGCAGTTCAATGACAATTCCGACTGGCCGCAGGGTGCGGCTTATGCGGTGGTGCTGCTGGTGACCTGTATCCTCTTGGTGCTGGCGGTCATGCGGCTGTTCAAGGTGAACATGGGGGATATCGGCAAATGA
- a CDS encoding ABC transporter ATP-binding protein, producing MGAGVGVDLENLWIRFGDFVAVRDANVNINGGDFFSFLGPSGCGKTTILRAVSGFLEPSDGRVLIGGSDMKGIGPNKRPTALIFQNLALFPLMKVWENITFSMEIKGASGRERRKRADELLDMIALPGQGDKLPSELSGGQRQRVAIARALCAEPDVLLLDEPLSALDLKLRQHMRTELREIQQRVGITFIYITHDQGEALTMSDNIAVMKAGVIDQIADGKTIYNDPATAFAASFVGENNVFRGRIKRVMGNQALIETNRSGDLLARISTANQSRMNEGDEAMMFIRPEAFALAGEGAASSNLVSARVNHEEFEGNAFNIFMEGDGGKELKVSIPNVGQSFDDHTGQNISLQYATENAVVVPAGELAAE from the coding sequence ATGGGTGCTGGGGTCGGCGTTGATCTCGAAAATCTTTGGATCCGTTTCGGTGACTTTGTTGCCGTGCGCGATGCCAATGTGAACATCAATGGAGGAGATTTTTTCTCCTTCCTGGGCCCTTCGGGCTGCGGCAAGACCACCATTCTGCGGGCGGTTTCGGGATTTCTGGAACCAAGCGACGGCCGGGTGCTGATCGGCGGCAGCGACATGAAGGGGATCGGGCCGAACAAGCGCCCGACCGCGCTGATCTTCCAGAACCTAGCATTGTTTCCGCTGATGAAGGTCTGGGAAAACATCACCTTTTCGATGGAGATCAAGGGCGCCTCCGGCCGCGAGCGGCGCAAGCGCGCGGATGAGCTTTTGGACATGATCGCGCTGCCGGGGCAGGGCGACAAGCTGCCTTCGGAGCTGTCGGGCGGTCAGCGTCAGCGGGTGGCGATTGCGCGCGCCCTTTGTGCGGAGCCGGACGTGCTGCTGCTGGATGAGCCACTGTCGGCTCTGGATCTGAAACTGCGCCAGCACATGCGCACTGAACTGCGTGAGATCCAGCAGCGGGTTGGCATCACCTTTATCTACATCACCCATGATCAGGGCGAGGCGCTGACCATGTCCGACAATATCGCGGTAATGAAGGCCGGGGTGATCGACCAGATCGCCGATGGCAAGACCATCTACAACGACCCCGCCACCGCCTTTGCCGCGTCATTTGTCGGCGAAAACAACGTGTTCCGTGGGCGGATCAAACGGGTGATGGGCAATCAGGCGCTGATTGAAACCAATCGTTCCGGTGATCTTTTGGCGCGGATTTCGACCGCCAATCAGAGCCGCATGAACGAAGGCGACGAGGCGATGATGTTCATCCGCCCCGAGGCCTTTGCGCTGGCGGGCGAGGGCGCTGCGAGCAGTAACCTGGTCTCGGCGCGGGTCAACCACGAGGAGTTCGAGGGCAATGCCTTCAACATCTTCATGGAGGGCGACGGCGGCAAGGAACTGAAGGTCTCGATCCCCAATGTGGGGCAGTCCTTTGATGATCACACGGGTCAGAACATCTCCCTGCAGTACGCCACGGAAAACGCCGTTGTCGTACCCGCAGGTGAGCTGGCCGCGGAATGA
- a CDS encoding extracellular solute-binding protein yields MSAKTSLNRRTVLKSAGAAALAAPLYSKSALASSGEINILMWSDYLPPEFIQGFEAKTGIKVNYTGIGSNEEIINKMKATKGQGFDIVSPTNNRSLQWGPLELLKPFDMSKVNIDAVNPAMAKIGTDAWNFDGEGVHWLPHIWGTEGIAYRTDKWLPAGDAPSYGDVWSEENAGKTMGRAHSMMLGAGLFMEASGEMEPGSIWAAYEDEETMRKVWGQVTDWCVARKDRIKLIWNDADTQKNGLLNEGVVVGQTWDGPPLALKSAGEPVHYQAPVEGAMAWVDGISMPVGATNEEQVYAFVSYAYEQEPAGKAIDSHGYNSPVLGADSYSGDVYKKNFAEAYPGNSLANLNPWPAEAPWYADVRTEFVNKFKSA; encoded by the coding sequence ATGTCAGCAAAGACTTCACTTAACCGCCGCACGGTGCTGAAAAGCGCAGGCGCTGCGGCACTGGCGGCGCCGCTTTATTCAAAAAGCGCATTGGCGTCTTCGGGCGAAATCAACATCCTGATGTGGTCGGACTACCTGCCGCCGGAATTCATTCAGGGCTTCGAGGCCAAGACCGGCATCAAGGTGAATTACACCGGGATCGGCTCGAATGAGGAAATCATCAACAAGATGAAGGCCACCAAGGGCCAAGGCTTTGACATCGTTTCGCCGACCAACAACCGCTCGCTGCAGTGGGGGCCGCTGGAGCTTCTGAAACCGTTCGACATGAGCAAGGTCAATATTGACGCAGTGAACCCGGCGATGGCCAAGATCGGCACCGACGCCTGGAACTTTGACGGCGAAGGCGTGCATTGGCTGCCGCATATCTGGGGCACTGAAGGCATTGCCTACCGCACCGACAAATGGCTGCCCGCCGGCGATGCGCCCTCTTATGGCGATGTCTGGTCGGAAGAAAATGCTGGCAAGACCATGGGCCGGGCGCATTCGATGATGTTGGGCGCGGGTCTTTTCATGGAAGCCTCGGGCGAAATGGAGCCTGGCTCGATCTGGGCCGCTTACGAGGACGAGGAGACCATGCGCAAGGTCTGGGGCCAGGTCACCGATTGGTGCGTGGCGCGCAAGGACCGGATCAAGCTGATCTGGAACGACGCCGACACCCAGAAGAACGGCCTGCTGAACGAGGGCGTGGTGGTTGGCCAGACCTGGGACGGCCCGCCGCTGGCACTGAAATCCGCAGGCGAGCCGGTGCATTACCAGGCGCCGGTAGAAGGCGCGATGGCTTGGGTCGACGGCATTTCGATGCCGGTCGGGGCCACGAACGAGGAACAGGTTTATGCCTTTGTCTCTTATGCTTACGAGCAGGAGCCGGCAGGCAAGGCAATTGACAGCCATGGCTACAATTCGCCGGTTCTAGGCGCTGACAGCTATTCGGGCGATGTATACAAGAAGAACTTTGCCGAAGCCTACCCGGGCAACTCGCTGGCCAATCTGAACCCCTGGCCGGCCGAGGCGCCGTGGTATGCGGATGTGCGGACCGAGTTCGTCAACAAGTTCAAGAGCGCCTAA
- a CDS encoding LysR substrate-binding domain-containing protein has product MVLTSKGQVFLLNIGDTLHAIRKAKAKAEASAGNISVASYLRLVTIVDFESGIIPELAEILSNRMRCCDFMHRTDSGHAILAMLRDRQLDLGITTTPSKRLRQLQDTPLLPDPFLVVMPKSGEHALQEVINGRSRLPFLRFTSNRSSPARLNPCCGGWSCRCRIGLNAPAIKH; this is encoded by the coding sequence ATGGTGCTGACATCCAAGGGTCAGGTGTTCCTGCTCAATATCGGTGATACGCTGCACGCGATCCGCAAGGCCAAGGCCAAGGCCGAAGCTTCGGCCGGAAACATTTCCGTGGCCAGTTATCTTAGGCTTGTCACGATTGTGGATTTCGAAAGCGGCATCATACCTGAGCTGGCCGAAATCCTATCCAACAGAATGCGGTGCTGCGATTTCATGCATCGGACCGATTCCGGCCATGCGATCCTGGCCATGCTGCGCGACCGGCAGCTGGATCTGGGCATAACCACCACCCCGTCCAAACGATTGCGCCAGCTGCAGGACACGCCGTTGTTGCCCGATCCCTTTTTGGTTGTGATGCCCAAGTCAGGCGAACACGCGCTGCAGGAGGTTATCAACGGCCGCAGCAGACTGCCCTTCCTGCGCTTCACCAGCAACCGATCATCTCCCGCCAGATTGAATCCCTGTTGCGGCGGATGGTCCTGTCGCTGCCGCATTGGCTTAAATGCACCAGCAATCAAACACTGA
- a CDS encoding aminomethyltransferase family protein: MHQQSNTDGYDRSGCRLDDHNAAAVFPRHRHSHRGQRSDHLCFRLGTPWSARPRARDLLSACARVDWSRDAFPWLPVRECFIGFAPATMMGVRFSGELAYEVHAPNASLDAACLALRKAGVEHGLQLFGARAAGAMRMEKGFLHWKADLITEFDPFETGLNRFVKLEKGDFIGREALLKRQAEGARKKLVTLQIGASHAPAHGGASLMQDGRYDHLRRRGQRVGMNLAYAFAGPGLAYMGSPGQLGLCGDLVAATAIARSPCDPGFERFWG, translated from the coding sequence ATGCACCAGCAATCAAACACTGATGGCTATGATCGCAGCGGATGCCGGCTGGACGATCACAACGCCGCTGCTGTTTTCCCGCGCCACCGGCATTCACACCGTGGTCAACGGTCCGATCACCTATGCTTTCGACTGGGCACCCCCTGGTCGGCCCGACCCCGGGCAAGGGACCTGCTCTCAGCCTGCGCCCGGGTCGACTGGTCCCGTGACGCCTTTCCCTGGCTGCCGGTGCGCGAATGTTTCATCGGTTTTGCCCCGGCCACGATGATGGGCGTCAGGTTCTCCGGCGAGCTGGCCTATGAGGTCCATGCCCCCAACGCCTCGCTCGATGCCGCCTGTTTGGCGTTGAGAAAAGCAGGCGTGGAACATGGTTTGCAACTCTTTGGCGCCCGCGCAGCCGGGGCGATGCGGATGGAGAAGGGCTTCCTGCATTGGAAGGCGGACCTGATCACCGAATTCGACCCGTTTGAGACCGGGCTGAACCGGTTTGTGAAGCTGGAGAAAGGCGATTTTATCGGCCGTGAAGCGCTGTTGAAACGCCAGGCCGAAGGCGCCCGCAAGAAGCTGGTCACCCTGCAGATCGGCGCCAGCCACGCCCCGGCCCATGGCGGCGCCTCGCTGATGCAGGACGGCAGGTACGATCACCTCCGGCGGAGGGGCCAGCGGGTAGGGATGAACCTGGCTTATGCCTTTGCCGGCCCCGGTCTGGCCTATATGGGCAGCCCGGGGCAGCTCGGCCTCTGCGGTGATCTGGTCGCGGCCACGGCCATAGCCCGCTCCCCTTGTGACCCGGGCTTCGAGCGCTTCTGGGGCTGA